The genomic segment TCGAGTCTCTGCCCGATCGCTGCAGGACGTCGCGAGCGCGCCGCTGATCGACGTGATGCGCTCGTTGCGTACCTCGCAAGACGGACTCTCCGCCCTCGAGGCGGATGCCAGGCTGGCTACACTCGGCCCGAACTCGGTTCGGACACATCGGGTTAGCGCTCTAGCAGTGCTTGGCCGTCAGCTGAACAATGCGGTGTTGATGCTCTTAGCGGTTACCGCAATACTGTCCTTCTTTCTGGGCGACGGAACGCAAGCTACCATCATCGGCGCCATTTTGCTGATCAGCGTTGGCCTTTCGTTTTTCAACGAATACCGCGCAGAACGGGCCGCGGCCGCTCTGCATGACCGGGTGCGTCATACGGCGGTGGTCCGTCGCGACGGCCAGTTCGCTCGCGTTGATGTCACCGCGCTGGTCCCCGGAGACGTGATCCGATTACAGCTCGGTGAGGTGGTACCGGCCGACGTGCGACTGATCACGGTGAACGGATTGGAGTGCAACGAAAGCATTCTCACCGGCGAGTCGACCCCATCGGAGAAGTCGGCGGAACCCGCCGCGCCCGATGCAACCATTACCGACGCATCCAGTTTGGCGTTCATGGGCACAGTGGTCAGTGCGGGCGAAGCGGTTGGGGTGATCTATGCGACGGGTCCCACCGCAGAATTCGGCCGCATCGCTGTCGGGCTCGGCGAGCGCCAACCCGAGACCGACTTCCAGCGCGGACTGCGGCGCTTCTCCTATCTGCTTCTGAAAGTAGCCCTGACACTTACCGTCGTCATCATCGTCACCAATCTTCTACTGCAACGTCCGCTCATCGATTCGGCGCTGTTCGGGTTGGCCATCGCCGTCGGCATCACGCCCCAACTGCTTCCCGCCGTTGTCAGTACAAGCCTGGCCTCGGGTTCACGACGGCTAGCTCGCCGCAAGGTACTGGTGAAGCGCCTTGTGTGCATCGAGGACCTTGGCGATATCGACATCTTGATGACCGACAAGACGGGCACGCTGACCGATGGTCGGCTCGAGTTGCTCGACACCGTCGACGTCGGTGGCGTGCACGCGGAGTCGGTGCTGGGTTCGGGATTGCTTGCCACCGATGTCGACCCCTCGGCAGGCGGGGTGAGCGCGAACGACCTCGACGCCGCGCTATGGCGCAACCAAGTTCCGGTTTCCGGGGTCACGCGCCTGGCGACGCTGCCCTTCGACCACACCCGTCGGGCCACCTCGGCGCTCATCGATAGTGCCGGCACTAGGCGCATCATCGTCAAGGGCGCACCCGAACAGGTGATGGCACGCTGCGAAGCCATTCCCGAGGCCGCCAATCGAACGTTGACGCGGTTGTTCGCCGACGGTCGTCGTGTCGTCGCGGTAGCCAGCAAGGCGGCGCCCGGCCAGGAGACGTTGCTGGCCGCCGACGAGGCGCGGCTGACGCTCGAGGGCTTCCTGGTCTTCGCGGACAATCCGAAAGCCGACGTGCACGATTCATTGGATCGGCTCACGGCCCTGGGCATCGAGGTCAAAGTGGCGACCGGCGACAATCCCCGAGTCGCCGAAAAAGTATGCACCGACGTCGGATTGACCTCAAAGGGCACCATCACCGGCGCCGAGTTGCAACAGCTCAATGACGAAGAACTCACCACGGCAGCCCGCGACCACACCATCTTCGCGCGCATATCGCCGGAGCAGAAAGCTCGCGTCATTTCCTCGTTGCGGCAATCCCACCGCTCGGTCGGATTCCTCGGCGACGGGGTGAACGACGCGCTGGCCCTCCATTCGGCCGACGTCGGCATCTCGGTCGACACAGCCACCGATGTCGCCAAGGACGCCGCCGACGTCGTCCTTCTGGAGAAGGACCTCAGCGTA from the Mycobacterium lentiflavum genome contains:
- the mgtA gene encoding magnesium-translocating P-type ATPase — encoded protein: MGAPHAGYADRTNGSDLGDDAHRVSARSLQDVASAPLIDVMRSLRTSQDGLSALEADARLATLGPNSVRTHRVSALAVLGRQLNNAVLMLLAVTAILSFFLGDGTQATIIGAILLISVGLSFFNEYRAERAAAALHDRVRHTAVVRRDGQFARVDVTALVPGDVIRLQLGEVVPADVRLITVNGLECNESILTGESTPSEKSAEPAAPDATITDASSLAFMGTVVSAGEAVGVIYATGPTAEFGRIAVGLGERQPETDFQRGLRRFSYLLLKVALTLTVVIIVTNLLLQRPLIDSALFGLAIAVGITPQLLPAVVSTSLASGSRRLARRKVLVKRLVCIEDLGDIDILMTDKTGTLTDGRLELLDTVDVGGVHAESVLGSGLLATDVDPSAGGVSANDLDAALWRNQVPVSGVTRLATLPFDHTRRATSALIDSAGTRRIIVKGAPEQVMARCEAIPEAANRTLTRLFADGRRVVAVASKAAPGQETLLAADEARLTLEGFLVFADNPKADVHDSLDRLTALGIEVKVATGDNPRVAEKVCTDVGLTSKGTITGAELQQLNDEELTTAARDHTIFARISPEQKARVISSLRQSHRSVGFLGDGVNDALALHSADVGISVDTATDVAKDAADVVLLEKDLSVLAEGVAEGRRIFANTIKYVLMGTSSNFGNMFSAAAASAVLSFLPMLPSQILLNNLLYDSSQLAIPTDRVDDEQLQAPAHWNIAFIRRFMLSFGPISSLFDFLTFGLMLGVLHAGPIEFRTGWFVESLATQTLIIFAIRTKRVPFLRSRPGALLTAATLSIVALGVILTVSPLAANLGFRPLPWQFFAALVGLTLCYMVLVEITKTWFYSQPMHVADRLRRTRGQVHRIHRRASRFSHSSPLPTPIASAGTASFR